The following are encoded together in the Fusobacterium simiae genome:
- a CDS encoding toxin-antitoxin system YwqK family antitoxin, which translates to MKKHSFIFLIILSAILSSCSAINEFLAESEVRDAKKISYYAPVVYQRPYEETGNTALVQTYENGKQNGLFEVHYPDGTLQIKGNYKDDKKDGIWEYYREDGTLEAKVTYKNDQANGKYEAYFENGKTLYSNGTYLNGKKNGIEKEYYMSGKVQSVTTYKNDVRIGETIMYYPSGKVYMKRNFIDNKLNEAIIYYYENGKVLLKGHLNTNTPYGDWEFYDKNGKLVTKGDFYKISATFLPVFNESSKKTLKTN; encoded by the coding sequence ATGAAAAAACATTCATTTATTTTTCTAATTATTTTATCAGCTATATTATCTTCTTGCTCTGCTATTAATGAATTTTTAGCAGAATCAGAAGTAAGAGATGCTAAGAAAATATCTTACTATGCACCAGTTGTTTATCAAAGACCATATGAAGAAACTGGAAATACTGCTTTAGTACAAACTTATGAAAATGGAAAACAAAATGGACTTTTTGAAGTTCATTATCCTGATGGAACTTTACAAATAAAAGGTAATTATAAAGATGATAAAAAAGATGGTATTTGGGAATATTATCGTGAAGATGGGACATTAGAGGCAAAAGTAACTTATAAGAATGACCAGGCTAATGGAAAATATGAAGCATATTTTGAAAATGGGAAAACATTATATTCTAATGGAACTTATCTTAATGGAAAGAAGAATGGAATAGAAAAAGAATATTATATGAGTGGAAAAGTTCAATCAGTTACTACATATAAAAATGATGTTAGAATTGGAGAAACTATAATGTATTATCCAAGTGGAAAAGTCTATATGAAACGAAATTTTATAGATAATAAATTGAATGAAGCTATAATATATTACTACGAAAATGGAAAAGTGCTTTTAAAAGGTCATCTAAATACTAATACGCCTTATGGCGATTGGGAATTTTATGATAAAAATGGTAAATTAGTTACAAAAGGAGATTTTTATAAAATATCTGCAACTTTTTTACCAGTTTTTAATGAAAGTTCTAAGAAAACTTTAAAAACTAATTAA
- a CDS encoding tetratricopeptide repeat protein — MKKILIIIFIIVIFIIVGGIFGYKKILSNEKENKIIQLFNKDFLGNFSKNKKEIIEKLKTLNREEADELYEQYLENNNIIVENLNKEHKNLLLNDIYNNEDSSKNFTDKEWEVANKFLNKYDLELWYIGRGHVSIREVSDFYYKIFKDYVTDDYREYLKITAKENEEVYESESGLAITLEELGDRIVTWENFLEKYPNSKLNDKVNNICNSYRRDYVLGVPGGVYDYKESADEYNRFVKKYPNSPTTELLEYYLENVNLNNPRDNDSEALSKMIDKYIEKYFYLGYLENRKKGNFFSYESNELFEKFNMDKKEIIQLLKNLNKEEANKIYEEYLESNFKILEKIEENDYEVLDNVFYVGEGNLDKGKLDKQNKFLDNYGLEIVENEIGLMITEKKDFYYNIFKNYVSDDYRDFLKLRSEDVDYIDYVSSFDKYSEIIADKIVAWENFLEKYPDSKLEKKANDICQSYRVDYITSLIFPSTTEALINGRSNRAVEELNRFIKKYPNSPTTKIIKFYLENYKNEDINDILADKIEEIYSKGE, encoded by the coding sequence ATGAAAAAAATTTTAATTATTATATTTATAATAGTAATTTTTATTATAGTAGGTGGTATATTTGGCTACAAAAAAATTCTTTCTAATGAAAAAGAAAATAAAATTATTCAATTATTTAACAAAGACTTTTTAGGGAATTTTTCTAAAAATAAAAAAGAAATAATAGAAAAGTTAAAGACATTAAATAGAGAAGAGGCGGATGAACTTTATGAACAATATTTAGAGAATAACAATATAATAGTAGAAAATTTAAATAAAGAACACAAAAATCTTTTATTAAACGATATCTATAATAATGAAGACTCTTCTAAAAATTTCACTGATAAAGAATGGGAAGTAGCCAATAAATTTTTAAATAAATATGATTTAGAACTTTGGTATATTGGAAGAGGCCATGTGTCAATAAGAGAAGTCTCAGATTTTTACTATAAAATCTTTAAAGATTATGTAACTGATGATTATAGAGAATATCTAAAAATTACTGCTAAAGAAAATGAGGAAGTATATGAGTCAGAGTCTGGTTTAGCAATAACTCTTGAAGAATTAGGAGATAGAATTGTAACTTGGGAAAATTTTTTAGAAAAATATCCTAATAGCAAATTAAATGATAAAGTAAATAATATTTGTAATTCTTATAGAAGAGACTATGTTTTAGGTGTTCCTGGTGGAGTTTATGATTATAAAGAAAGTGCTGATGAATATAATAGATTTGTAAAAAAATACCCTAATAGCCCAACAACAGAACTTTTAGAATACTATTTAGAAAATGTTAATCTTAATAATCCTAGGGATAATGACAGTGAAGCTTTATCTAAAATGATAGATAAATATATAGAAAAATATTTTTATTTAGGATATTTAGAAAATAGAAAAAAAGGAAATTTCTTTTCATATGAAAGTAATGAACTATTTGAAAAATTCAATATGGATAAAAAAGAAATTATTCAATTATTAAAAAATTTAAATAAAGAAGAAGCAAATAAAATCTATGAAGAATATTTAGAAAGTAATTTTAAAATTTTAGAAAAAATAGAGGAAAATGACTATGAGGTATTAGATAATGTCTTTTATGTTGGAGAAGGTAATTTAGATAAGGGAAAATTAGACAAACAAAATAAATTTTTAGATAATTATGGTTTAGAAATTGTTGAAAATGAAATAGGACTTATGATAACTGAAAAAAAGGATTTTTACTACAATATTTTTAAAAATTATGTTAGTGATGACTACAGAGATTTTTTAAAACTTCGTAGTGAAGATGTAGACTATATAGATTATGTCTCTTCTTTTGATAAATACTCTGAAATAATAGCGGATAAAATTGTTGCTTGGGAAAACTTTTTAGAAAAATATCCAGATAGTAAGTTAGAAAAAAAAGCAAATGACATTTGTCAGTCATATAGAGTTGACTATATTACTTCCTTAATTTTTCCTTCAACAACAGAAGCCTTGATAAATGGAAGAAGTAACAGAGCTGTTGAGGAGTTAAATAGATTTATAAAAAAATACCCTAATAGCCCAACAACAAAAATTATAAAATTTTATTTAGAAAATTATAAAAATGAAGATATTAATGATATATTAGCAGATAAAATTGAAGAAATATATAGTAAGGGGGAATAG
- a CDS encoding tyrosine-type recombinase/integrase: MEIKKIDEKDLVISQRKKRNKDTKKTIFEIYKSEKTVKDYMFHLKDFLHFVYEGEKDFSISEVIPLMQDIEKEDVEAYIVHLFEDRKLKKTSVNTILSALKSLYKELENNGLKNPVKYIKLFKVNRNIENVLKVSIDDIRKIIGLYKVDSEKKYRNITILYTLFYTGMRSKELLTLQFKHYLKRGDEYFFKLIETKSGKDVYKPIHKSLVKKLEEYKNYLMDMYSLDLKNLDEHYIFSTSVLENLPLSYRSLNTIIQDMGKLIGKDISPHNIRHAIATELSLSGADILEIRDFLGHSDTKVTEVYINARSILEKKVLEKLPEINLEED, from the coding sequence ATGGAAATTAAAAAAATTGATGAAAAAGATTTGGTTATTAGCCAAAGAAAAAAACGGAATAAAGATACCAAAAAAACTATATTTGAAATATATAAATCTGAAAAAACAGTTAAAGACTATATGTTTCACTTAAAAGATTTTCTACATTTTGTGTATGAAGGAGAAAAAGATTTTTCTATTTCTGAAGTTATTCCACTTATGCAAGATATTGAAAAAGAAGATGTTGAAGCATATATTGTACATTTATTTGAAGATAGAAAATTAAAAAAGACTTCTGTAAATACTATTCTGTCTGCATTAAAATCTTTATATAAAGAGCTTGAAAACAATGGTTTAAAAAATCCAGTTAAATATATAAAACTTTTTAAGGTAAATAGAAATATTGAAAATGTTTTAAAAGTTTCTATTGATGACATAAGAAAAATTATCGGACTATATAAAGTAGATAGTGAAAAAAAATATAGAAATATCACAATATTATATACACTTTTTTACACTGGAATGAGAAGTAAGGAGCTTCTAACACTACAATTTAAACATTATTTAAAAAGAGGAGATGAATATTTCTTTAAATTAATTGAAACCAAGAGTGGAAAAGATGTCTATAAGCCTATACATAAATCATTAGTAAAAAAATTAGAAGAATATAAAAACTATTTGATGGATATGTATTCATTGGATTTAAAAAATTTAGATGAACATTATATTTTTTCAACTTCTGTTTTAGAAAATTTGCCTTTATCTTATCGTTCATTGAATACAATTATTCAAGATATGGGGAAATTAATAGGAAAGGATATAAGTCCTCATAATATTAGGCACGCAATAGCAACAGAACTCTCACTTAGTGGGGCAGATATATTAGAGATTAGAGATTTTTTAGGACATTCAGATACAAAGGTTACAGAAGTTTATATAAATGCTAGGTCAATTTTAGAGAAAAAAGTTTTAGAAAAACTTCCTGAAATAAATTTGGAAGAAGATTGA
- a CDS encoding sodium/glutamate symporter yields MEYSIEVLFLDLMKASILILISHIIRSKVKFIQNLYIPSSLLAGFLGLAMGPYGINCLTFSNKASGYSSAFMVIVFSAIAYGSFSLVKRNKNDNKENLKSFKGEALKRILALYVYRSIVSIIVYIVPIIVGIYIINRFQLLPEGFTILVGGGFVGGHGTNAAFSSVITQNTGWLDANDIGMTFATIGILLGLIGGIIQIKIATNRKYTYFVNKFESLPQQYKTGFLEENERSPLAQATVSSIAIDPLAWNFIMVMIPTGLAYATIGYVRKVFETVPTYLWAFLIAILLIQILKITNLGKYVDKNCIQRISSTATEYLVFFGVAGIKISIVIEFAMPIIILSTVALISLLIFMYTLAPRLNNLYWFERSIFVYGYCTGVYAIGLTLLRIVDPNSKSKTLEDAALTSPIDFVEYYTLLLGPVLMSTGKVNTFLGVMIIMLIGSFVVAFVLKLWNSPHLERKTDSELC; encoded by the coding sequence ATGGAATACAGTATAGAAGTTTTATTTTTAGATTTAATGAAAGCATCTATTTTGATTTTAATTTCTCATATAATAAGAAGTAAAGTAAAATTTATACAAAATTTATATATACCTTCAAGTTTATTAGCTGGTTTTTTAGGATTAGCTATGGGACCCTATGGAATTAATTGTTTAACTTTTTCTAATAAAGCTAGTGGATATAGCTCAGCATTTATGGTTATTGTTTTTTCTGCAATAGCATATGGAAGTTTTTCATTGGTGAAGCGTAATAAAAATGATAATAAAGAAAATTTAAAAAGTTTTAAAGGAGAGGCTTTAAAAAGGATATTAGCTCTTTATGTATATAGATCTATAGTATCAATAATAGTTTATATTGTTCCTATAATTGTTGGAATTTATATAATAAATAGATTTCAACTTTTACCAGAAGGTTTTACTATATTGGTAGGAGGAGGTTTTGTAGGAGGACATGGTACAAATGCAGCTTTTTCATCTGTTATTACACAAAATACAGGTTGGCTTGATGCCAATGATATTGGTATGACATTTGCTACAATCGGGATTTTATTAGGACTTATTGGAGGAATTATACAAATAAAAATTGCAACAAATAGAAAATATACTTATTTTGTGAACAAATTTGAAAGTTTACCTCAACAATATAAAACTGGATTTTTAGAAGAAAATGAAAGGAGCCCGTTAGCTCAAGCAACTGTTTCTTCAATAGCTATAGATCCATTAGCTTGGAATTTTATTATGGTAATGATACCAACTGGATTAGCATATGCTACAATTGGTTATGTAAGAAAAGTTTTTGAAACTGTTCCAACATATTTATGGGCATTTTTAATAGCAATTTTATTAATACAAATACTAAAAATAACTAACTTAGGAAAATATGTAGATAAAAATTGTATTCAAAGAATTAGTTCAACTGCAACTGAATATTTAGTATTCTTTGGTGTAGCAGGAATAAAAATTTCAATAGTAATAGAATTTGCAATGCCAATAATTATTTTATCAACAGTTGCATTAATATCATTATTAATCTTTATGTATACATTAGCACCTAGGCTTAATAATTTATATTGGTTTGAACGTTCTATATTTGTTTATGGATATTGTACTGGAGTTTATGCAATTGGATTAACGTTATTAAGAATAGTAGATCCTAATTCAAAATCAAAAACATTAGAAGATGCAGCTTTAACATCTCCTATAGATTTCGTTGAATACTATACACTTTTATTAGGACCAGTTTTAATGAGTACAGGAAAAGTAAATACATTTTTAGGAGTAATGATTATAATGTTAATAGGTAGCTTTGTAGTAGCATTTGTTCTAAAATTATGGAACTCTCCTCATCTTGAAAGAAAAACAGATTCAGAATTATGCTAA
- a CDS encoding Dabb family protein, translated as MLNHIVMWKIKEDVVDKEKIKLDIANGLEGLFGKIKELKEIKVERFAKKGSTHDIILFVKVENEEALLNYATNPLHIEVIEKYIKPFVYDRVCIDF; from the coding sequence ATGTTAAATCATATAGTTATGTGGAAAATAAAGGAAGATGTTGTAGATAAAGAAAAAATTAAATTGGATATAGCAAATGGTTTAGAAGGTTTATTTGGCAAGATAAAAGAATTGAAAGAAATCAAAGTTGAAAGATTTGCAAAAAAGGGAAGTACACATGATATTATTTTATTTGTAAAAGTTGAAAATGAGGAAGCATTACTGAACTATGCAACAAATCCTTTACATATTGAAGTGATTGAAAAGTATATTAAACCTTTTGTTTATGATAGAGTGTGTATAGATTTTTAG
- a CDS encoding DUF6882 domain-containing protein, whose product MNNWNDVFSANLGKMMAIQIACGEFVVKNRNWNVDFDKGIIIFGDDEYPLQFLGSEANSSNTWLWAWENINGFDEKILSLAKSIKEKGIKLNLKLLTTAEIDITDELNGHNLLIVACGLADKNYCYYRGPHSGGAIFVAFSGVAEKVFSLVDVRKFIDITMKCIQQFSLNHKIFIESFLEWNKNKYEWQEDNIVANFGNSGKLKIEFEKVEGNFRIKNINFEGGK is encoded by the coding sequence ATGAATAACTGGAATGATGTATTTTCAGCTAATTTAGGAAAGATGATGGCAATTCAAATTGCTTGTGGAGAGTTTGTAGTAAAAAATAGAAATTGGAATGTAGATTTTGATAAAGGAATTATAATTTTTGGAGATGATGAATATCCTTTACAATTTTTAGGAAGTGAAGCCAATTCATCTAATACTTGGCTTTGGGCTTGGGAAAATATAAATGGCTTTGATGAAAAAATCCTTTCCTTAGCAAAAAGCATAAAAGAAAAGGGAATAAAGTTAAACTTAAAACTTTTAACTACTGCTGAAATCGATATTACAGATGAATTAAATGGACATAATCTTTTAATAGTTGCCTGTGGACTTGCTGATAAAAATTATTGTTATTATCGTGGACCACATTCGGGAGGAGCTATTTTTGTTGCATTTAGTGGAGTAGCAGAAAAAGTTTTTTCTCTAGTTGATGTGAGAAAATTTATTGATATTACAATGAAATGCATACAACAATTTTCTTTAAATCATAAAATATTTATAGAAAGTTTTTTAGAATGGAATAAAAATAAATATGAATGGCAAGAAGATAATATAGTTGCAAATTTTGGAAATTCAGGTAAATTAAAAATTGAGTTTGAAAAAGTGGAAGGCAATTTTAGAATTAAAAATATAAATTTTGAAGGAGGAAAATAA
- a CDS encoding glutathione reductase: MSGFYSIYHKVDNFLEDPMGNWYSFNRSEASIWLDDRIYNKEIVDYFNESLEREDVVDKEIKKNELDNGFNMILKNHIKSLVIPFKDEKYDKIDRDNIVKSFDEFIKPKYEIRCFMDSLGSDKLIFTILKITEWENLEEKYDKEIVSYFFVPVSEFKEIFNMPTDEVTKISKERENKRDEIFKIIRQNMLRRHFE, encoded by the coding sequence ATGAGTGGATTTTATAGTATATATCATAAAGTAGATAATTTTTTGGAAGACCCTATGGGAAATTGGTATAGTTTTAATAGAAGTGAAGCTTCAATTTGGCTTGATGATAGAATATACAACAAAGAAATCGTAGATTATTTTAATGAATCTCTTGAAAGAGAAGATGTTGTTGATAAAGAAATTAAGAAAAATGAACTAGATAATGGATTTAATATGATTTTAAAAAATCATATTAAATCTTTGGTAATTCCTTTTAAAGATGAAAAATATGATAAAATTGATAGGGATAATATTGTTAAAAGTTTTGATGAATTTATAAAACCTAAATATGAAATTAGATGTTTTATGGATAGTTTAGGTAGTGATAAGTTAATATTTACAATATTAAAAATAACTGAATGGGAAAATTTAGAAGAAAAATATGATAAAGAAATAGTAAGTTATTTCTTTGTTCCTGTATCTGAATTTAAAGAAATATTTAATATGCCTACTGATGAAGTAACAAAAATTTCTAAAGAAAGAGAAAATAAAAGAGATGAAATTTTTAAAATAATTCGTCAAAATATGTTGAGAAGGCATTTTGAGTAA